One region of Vigna angularis cultivar LongXiaoDou No.4 chromosome 10, ASM1680809v1, whole genome shotgun sequence genomic DNA includes:
- the LOC108335272 gene encoding probable serine/threonine-protein kinase PBL19, which produces MNCLFFKKKSKSHPELPKGRKKKSQVVNGAPKSPSSVPSPRSIKELYREKEQSYRIFSLKELIDATNGFNSMLKIGEGGFGKVYRGTISPKDGASPIVVAIKKLNAHGLQGHKEWLAEVQFLSVANHPNLVKLLGYCSIDSKRGIQRLLVYEFMSNRSLEDHLFSVSLPPLPWPTRLQIMLGAAQGLYYLHNGLEIQVIYRDFKSSNVLLDKQFHPKLSDFGLAREGPTGDKTHVSTAVVGTQGYAAPEYVQTGHLKVQSDIWSFGVVLYEILTGRRALNRNRPIGEQKLVEWVKHYPANSSRFSTIIDRRLNNQYSLAAARKVANLADCCLKKNPEDRPSMSQIVETLNQALQDSQTQNTSPNNTPISTPSRLVSTAK; this is translated from the exons ATGAACTGTTTGTTcttcaaaaagaaatcaaaatcccaCCCAGAACTCCCAAAGGGACGGAAGAAGAAAAGCCAGGTTGTGAATGGAGCACCGAAGTCCCCAAGCTCGGTACCATCGCCGAGGAGCATAAAAGAATTGTACAGAGAGAAGGAACAGAGTTACAGAATTTTCAGTTTAAAAGAGCTTATAGATGCAACAAATGGTTTCAATAGCATGCTGAAGATTGGAGAAGGTGGTTTTGGAAAAGTATATAGAGGAACCATCAGTCCTAAAGATGGAGCTTCTCCAATTGTAGTCgcaataaaaaaacttaacgCGCATGGCTTACAG GGACACAAAGAATGGCTTGCAGAAGTTCAATTTCTGAGCGTTGCTAACCACCCTAATTTGGTTAAGCTTCTGGGATACTGCTCAATAGACAGTAAAAGAGGAATCCAACGGTTGTTGGTATATGAGTTCATGTCTAACAGGAGTCTGGAAGATCATCTTTTCAGTGTTTCTTTACCTCCTTTGCCTTGGCCAACAAGATTGCAGATCATGCTCGGTGCTGCTCAAGGATTGTATTATCTCCACAACGGATTGGAGATTCAG GTGATCTACCGCGATTTCAAATCTTCAAACGTGTTGCTGGACAAGCAATTTCATCCCAAACTTTCAGATTTTGGTCTTGCAAGAGAGGGTCCAACAGGTGACAAGACTCATGTATCTACTGCG GTAGTGGGGACACAGGGATATGCTGCCCCAGAGTACGTTCAGACGGGTCATCTGAAAGTTCAGAGTGATATTTGGAGTTTTGGTGTGGTGCTTTATGAGATCCTCACAGGGAGACGTGCATTGAATAGAAACCGTCCAATAGGAGAACAAAAGCTTGTAGAATGGGTTAAACATTACCCTGCCAACAGTAGCAGGTTCAGCACCATCATCGACCGACGTCTCAATAACCAATACTCTCTTGCTGCAGCTCGGAAAGTAGCCAACTTGGCAGATTGCTGCTTGAAGAAGAATCCTGAAGACAGACCCTCCATGAGTCAGATAGTGGAAACCTTGAACCAAGCATTGCAGGATTCACAAACCCAAAACACTTCACCTAATAACACTCCTATATCCACACCATCCAGATTGGTCTCAACTGCtaaataa
- the LOC108334681 gene encoding beta-amylase 3, chloroplastic — MALTLRSSVSLVNQKETRLPKPKEDVSTKVSYLGKTKVNRSFRLRTKSSMQQTHVTGDNNSNNFNAQVTMKNEKREKLHAPLVGHSHNDAMRVPVFVMLPLDTVTMGGTLNKPRAMNASLMALKSAGVEGVMVDAWWGLVEREEPLKYNWEGYAELVQMVQRHGLKLQVVMSFHQCGGNVGDSCSIPLPPWVLEEISKNPELVYTDRSGRRNPEYISLGCDSMPVLRGRTPIQVYSDYMRSFRDRFRDYLGSVIIEIQVGMGPCGELRYPSYPESNGTWRFPGIGEFQCYDKYMRASLEASAEAIGKKDWGRSGPHDSGQYNNFPEETGFFRREGTWNSEYGQFFLDWYSTKLVEHGERILASAKGIFNSRGVKLSAKVAGIHWHYKARSHAAELTAGYYNTRFHDGYLPIAEMLAKHGAVFNFTCMEMRDKEQPEHASSSPEGLVHQVKMATRRAGAELAGENALERYDAAAFSQVLATSDSGSGLSAFTFLRMNKKLFEGDNWRQFVEFVKSMSEGGRRQSLPLSDTCGTHLYVGHITGFKKQQEQAQDVALV; from the exons ATGGCTCTAACGCTTCGTTCTTCGGTTTCCCTCGTCAACCAGAAAGAAACCAGACTCCCAAAACCCAAAGAAGACGTTTCCACAAAAGTTTCTTACCTCggaaaaacaaaagtaaaccgATCTTTCCGTCTCCGAACCAAGAGTTCCATGCAACAAACACATGTCACAGGAgacaacaacagcaacaacttCAACGCCCAAGTGACGATGAAAAACGAGAAAAGAGAGAAGCTTCACGCGCCGTTGGTTGGTCATAGTCATAATGATGCGATGAGAGTGCCGGTGTTTGTGATGCTGCCATTGGACACTGTAACAATGGGGGGGACTTTGAATAAGCCGAGAGCGATGAATGCTAGTTTGATGGCTTTGAAGAGTGCAGGAGTTGAAGGAGTGATGGTGGATGCTTGGTGGGGTTTGGTGGAAAGAGAAGAACCCTTGAAGTATAACTGGGAAGGATATGCTGAACTTGTGCAAATGGTTCAAAGGCATGGCTTGAAGCTTCAGGTTGTCATGTCTTTCCATCAATGTGGTGGAAATGTCGGAGACTCCTGCAG CATTCCTCTGCCTCCGTGGGTGCTGGAAGAAATCAGCAAGAACCCTGAACTGGTTTACACAGACAGATCAGGGAGGAGGAATCCTGAATACATATCCTTGGGCTGTGATTCAATGCCTGTTCTTCGGGGAAGGACACCCATTCAAGTGTACTCTGATTACATGAGGAGCTTCCGTGACAGATTCAGAGACTATTTGGGCAGTGTTATCATT GAAATTCAAGTGGGGATGGGTCCTTGTGGGGAGCTAAGATATCCATCTTATCCTGAAAGCAATGGAACTTGGAGGTTTCCTGGCATTGGAGAATTCCAGTGCTACGACAAG TATATGAGAGCTTCATTGGAAGCATCAGCTGAGGCCATTGGGAAGAAAGATTGGGGAAGAAGTGGACCCCATGACTCGGGCCAGTACAACAATTTTCCTGAGGAAACTGGATTTTTTCGCAGGGAAGGAACATGGAACTCAGAATACGGACAATTCTTCCTTGATTGGTACTCCACCAAACTTGTTGAACACGGTGAGAGAATCCTTGCATCAGCCAAAGGCATATTCAACTCGCGTGGGGTGAAATTATCTGCCAAAGTTGCTGGAATTCATTGGCACTACAAGGCAAGGTCACATGCAGCAGAACTAACAGCAGGCTACTACAACACTCGGTTTCATGATGGGTACCTACCAATAGCAGAAATGCTGGCAAAGCATGGTGCAGTGTTTAACTTCACCTGCATGGAAATGAGGGACAAAGAGCAACCTGAGCATGCTAGTAGCTCCCCAGAGGGCTTGGTTCATCAAGTGAAGATGGCAACCAGAAGAGCAGGAGCAGAACTTGCTGGGGAGAATGCTCTTGAGAGATACGATGCAGCTGCATTTTCTCAAGTTTTGGCAACAAGTGACTCTGGTTCTGGATTGTCTGCATTTACTTTTCTCAGAATGAATAAGAAGTTGTTCGAGGGAGACAATTGGAGGCAATTTGTGGAGTTTGTGAAAAGCATGTCAGAGGGTGGTAGGAGACAAAGCCTTCCACTTTCTGATACCTGCGGCACTCATCTTTACGTTGGACACATCACAGGATTTAAGAAGCAGCAAGAGCAGGCTCAGGATGTTGCTCTCGTGTGA